In a genomic window of Babylonia areolata isolate BAREFJ2019XMU chromosome 3, ASM4173473v1, whole genome shotgun sequence:
- the LOC143280093 gene encoding uncharacterized protein LOC143280093, with translation MMMSGRFAASLAMLLAAAVLYLVAIGTHSWAASGQGVLTLGLWKFCMQLQGPGQGQSDLHHTWRCLPNKTDFSLAAQAFSMLAVLCYAVSFLLYLACIVLPSLARSRPLTMALCLLGFSVVCLQMMTMMVYGVKMDQLFRRVERVYFMRHLDPLTLASSFTFAIISSVLATAAGICTFLELRNLTLDDLRDAGVLPA, from the exons atgatgatGTCTGGCCGTTTCGCGGCCTCCCTGGCCATGCTCCTGGCCGCGGCCGTCCTGTACCTGGTGGCCATCGGCACGCACTCGTGGGCGGCCAGCGGGCAGGGCGTGCTGACCCTGGGCCTGTGGAAGTTCTGCATGCAGCTGCAGGGGCCGGGGCAGGGGCAGAGCGACCTTCACCACACCTGGCGCTGCCTGCCCAACAAGACAG ACTTCAGCCTGGCCGCCCAGGCGTTCTCCATGCTGGCGGTGCTGTGCTATGCCGTGTCCTTCCTGCTGTACCTGGCCTGCATCGTCCTGCCCAGCCTGGCCCGGTCCCGCCCCCTCACCATGGCCCTCTGCCTCCTGGGCTTCtctgtcg tgtgtctgcagatgatgacgatgatggtgtacGGGGTCAAGATGGACCAGCTGTTCCGGCGCGTGGAGCGCGTGTACTTCATGCGTCACCTTGACCCCCTGACCCTGGCCTCGTCCTTCACCTTCGCCATCATCTCCTCTGTCCTGGCCACGGCGGCCGGCATCTGCACCTTCCTGGAGCTGCGCAACCTGACGCTGGACGACCTCAGGGACGCCGGGGTCCTGCCCGCTTAG